In Eupeodes corollae chromosome 3, idEupCoro1.1, whole genome shotgun sequence, a single genomic region encodes these proteins:
- the LOC129951905 gene encoding uncharacterized protein LOC129951905 isoform X2, protein MATIYGLTLGSCVVLTIVCVGAIETVNSARDIGGVYSIERKRGNSGDSETGEVVKTSNVPGNYDEYPMIVPKRAALLLDRLMVALHHALEDERNGNRRLSDIYGRDTSKTPSFLLKGGSLADFDPTEHDNMYSDEEQPDYDLRNLRDLKSPNRGSGETSFQRRTPHDEDTGSGRSNGRMYWRCYFNAVSCF, encoded by the exons atggctACGATTTATGGGCTAACACTTGGATCGTGCGTTGTTTTAACGATTGTGTGTGTCGGAGCTATTGAGACCGTTAACTCGGCCAGAGATATAGGCGGAGTGTATTCAATTGAAAGAAAACGAGGAAATTCTGGAGATAGCGAAACGGGCGAAGTCGTCAAAACTTCAAATGTTCCAGGAAACTATGACGAATATCCG atgaTTGTTCCAAAACGGGCTGCTCTTCTACTTGACAGACTTATGGTGGCCTTACACCATGCCTTGGAAGACGAAAGAAATGGCAATCGTCGCTTAAGTGACATCTACGGTAGAGACACGAGTAAAACTCcaagttttcttttgaaagGTGGTTCTCTTGCTGATTTTGATCCAA CTGAACATGATAATATGTATAGCGACGAAGAGCAGCCCGATTatgatttaagaaatttaagagATCTCAAATCACCAAATCGAGGCAGTGGTGAAACT AGCTTTCAGAGAAGAACACCGCACGATGAGGACACTGGATCTGGAAGGAGTAATGGCAGAATGTATTGGCGTTGCTATTTTAATGCAGTTAGTTGCTTTTAG
- the LOC129951905 gene encoding uncharacterized protein LOC129951905 isoform X3 has protein sequence MATIYGLTLGSCVVLTIVCVGAIETVNSARDIGGVYSIERKRGNSGDSETGEVVKTSNVPGNYDEYPMIVPKRAALLLDRLMVALHHALEDERNGNRRLSDIYGRDTSKTPSFLLKGGSLADFDPTEHDNMYSDEEQPDYDLRNLRDLKSPNRGSGETRRTPHDEDTGSGRSNGRMYWRCYFNAVSCF, from the exons atggctACGATTTATGGGCTAACACTTGGATCGTGCGTTGTTTTAACGATTGTGTGTGTCGGAGCTATTGAGACCGTTAACTCGGCCAGAGATATAGGCGGAGTGTATTCAATTGAAAGAAAACGAGGAAATTCTGGAGATAGCGAAACGGGCGAAGTCGTCAAAACTTCAAATGTTCCAGGAAACTATGACGAATATCCG atgaTTGTTCCAAAACGGGCTGCTCTTCTACTTGACAGACTTATGGTGGCCTTACACCATGCCTTGGAAGACGAAAGAAATGGCAATCGTCGCTTAAGTGACATCTACGGTAGAGACACGAGTAAAACTCcaagttttcttttgaaagGTGGTTCTCTTGCTGATTTTGATCCAA CTGAACATGATAATATGTATAGCGACGAAGAGCAGCCCGATTatgatttaagaaatttaagagATCTCAAATCACCAAATCGAGGCAGTGGTGAAACT AGAAGAACACCGCACGATGAGGACACTGGATCTGGAAGGAGTAATGGCAGAATGTATTGGCGTTGCTATTTTAATGCAGTTAGTTGCTTTTAG
- the LOC129951905 gene encoding uncharacterized protein LOC129951905 isoform X1: MATIYGLTLGSCVVLTIVCVGAIETVNSARDIGGVYSIERKRGNSGDSETGEVVKTSNVPGNYDEYPMIVPKRAALLLDRLMVALHHALEDERNGNRRLSDIYGRDTSKTPSFLLKGGSLADFDPTEHDNMYSDEEQPDYDLRNLRDLKSPNRGSGETLMAKSFQRRTPHDEDTGSGRSNGRMYWRCYFNAVSCF, encoded by the exons atggctACGATTTATGGGCTAACACTTGGATCGTGCGTTGTTTTAACGATTGTGTGTGTCGGAGCTATTGAGACCGTTAACTCGGCCAGAGATATAGGCGGAGTGTATTCAATTGAAAGAAAACGAGGAAATTCTGGAGATAGCGAAACGGGCGAAGTCGTCAAAACTTCAAATGTTCCAGGAAACTATGACGAATATCCG atgaTTGTTCCAAAACGGGCTGCTCTTCTACTTGACAGACTTATGGTGGCCTTACACCATGCCTTGGAAGACGAAAGAAATGGCAATCGTCGCTTAAGTGACATCTACGGTAGAGACACGAGTAAAACTCcaagttttcttttgaaagGTGGTTCTCTTGCTGATTTTGATCCAA CTGAACATGATAATATGTATAGCGACGAAGAGCAGCCCGATTatgatttaagaaatttaagagATCTCAAATCACCAAATCGAGGCAGTGGTGAAACT TTAATGGCAAAGAGCTTTCAGAGAAGAACACCGCACGATGAGGACACTGGATCTGGAAGGAGTAATGGCAGAATGTATTGGCGTTGCTATTTTAATGCAGTTAGTTGCTTTTAG